The window CTAGAATTACAGAACGAAGCGAGGTTGGTGGAGAGTGTTGCCTAAAATCTGGAAGATTGATCAATCGATTACGAGGATTGCAggatctgctcgtcgtTATTGGCCTCCTCGGTGTCAGCCGATTTGACCTGAGAATCCTCTGCGATGGACTCGGACTGCTTCAATGTGGTCTGGTTTTCACTCGTAGCGGCAACACCCGACGAGAGCAATCCCAGATCGAACCGTTTCGGAACCACCCCGAGTCGCCTGTACACATTGGCCATCTTTGCTTCCGATGTCGAAATGGCAAGTTTGGCCTGAGAGAAGCGTGACTGGCCCTGGACATCGGTTGGCATCGGCGAATGGTGAGGCAAACCGCGAAGTAGAGTAACGACCTTGCCCGTCGCGGGCTTGTCGGGATCTCCGCCGACGCGTGCGACACGACCAGCAGAATGAACGTACTGCACGGCATCTATCACAGAAGCATACCCGACGAGAAAGACGTGCGAGAGCGACGGAATGTCAAGACCGCGTGAAGATGTGGCTTGCAGGAGAAACAGTTCCGGGttcacagcagcagcggaagTTGGCGCGTTATTGCCGAcctgcgctgctgctggtgtgGCGTCAGGCCAAGCGCCGACATCCGAAGCAAGTCGAACCGTCACGccgagcgcttcgagcgcagcacgcATCCTCAACAGGCTCCATCGAGCCGGAATTAGGGCGAGACCACGGTCGACGCCTTCCGAGGCAAAGCAGAACgcgagcgcctcgatcagCGTCTGGTCCATCTCGTGTTCTTGTGGTTCGTCCTCGGGTTTGATCACAAAGAAGTCGTCTCCGAGAGTACCACCAGCTGCAGTCTCTGGCGAGAAGGTGGCATCAGAAGAAGCAGTGATCGTGCTGCTGTCTTTCTTTCTGGCCAGTCTGGGCTCAAAGTTGCGCAGAGGAATGGCAGAAAGCTGTCGGGACAATGgagcctcgtcgacgacaacaCACGTGTGCTCAATCGAGGCGGGCATCGTCGAAGGCGTttgctcgatcgacgattGAATCAGCGAATCAGCCTGCGAAAGCTTCTTTGCTCCGAATAGCCCTCGTATACCTTGTTCCACCATGCTTTTGCCGCTGAGTCCGGTCAGGTCGATCCAGCGACCTACTTGAGGTGAGAATGCCATCCCGCTCTCCTTTGCTCCTGTCCGAAGCCAACCggttcgagcagcaaagaaATGACGCATCACCGAATTGGCCGTAGCACTTGTGGCTACGAGCTGTAGTGGCTGCGCACCGGCACAGCGTGGCTTGGCAAGCGCCAGTCCGGTTTTCGTATCAGTGCTGTTGGCTGCAGATCGCTCGGCTGCTTTGTAGAGGTTCCGACGTATATGCTCTGGAGGGCGTCGTTCGTCGCGTTTCTTGCCTGGTCGATTCTCCAGTCCAGCAGAAAGGTGCTTTTCGCCTCCCGAAAAAGTAGGTCTTCGTTTCATTATCTCGTTGAGAACAAGAAGACCAGGCGCCTTGTGCACTTCATGCTTCCACCGTTGCTTTTGCGAAGGAAATCGGCCGGGAAGTTGGAGTACTGCATCTGCTTCATCAAGGACAAGCGTTCTCAACGTgtcgaggccaagcaggGAGGAGCCAGCGGGGCTATCCAGAATGTCTTTGATGCGTCCCGGGGTGCCGATCAGAATATGAGGAGGGCTGGCTTTCAAGCGCTCCACCCCTTCTTGAATTGTGGGAGCTTCCGTTCCGGGGAGGGCCCCGCGCACTAAGCACTGAATGACTGGTTCCAGAGACGGTAGAACCGATCTTGGAAAGAGCGATCGAGCCCAGCGCATGTATTGAAGAGCCAGCTCGTTGCTTGGCACCAGGATGAGTGAAGCGATTCCGGTCTGCGGCTTGTTCCGCTTGCTCCGAGCGGATGGCAAGGAGCTCTGAGTATCTTGCGACGTCGGCTCACTGAACACAATGCGTGGCTTGCTGAGAAGCGCCAGAAGGATACCAAAAGACTTTCCTGTGCCGGTGTGAGCGCGCAAGATGACATCCGTGGGCGAGAGTATGGCCGGTATGAGTGCAGTTTGTGCTTGTGTGGGTTGCCGGATGTGAGGATGCGTGAGTGCAATCTGACGACTGATGTTGGCATTCAATCCAAGACGACGGAACTTTTCTTGGACAGCTTCGGAGCTGGCATTTTCTGCCTTGGTATATGTTTCACTTCGGTCGAACCGCATTCGTGCATCGTTGTTGATTGTGGTTGTTGGTCCCGAGGTGGTTGAGTAGTGTGTTCGACAAAACGTGAATCTGAGAGCATCGGACCTGTGTGATTTTGCAATTGGGTCACATCGACTTTTTGAAGCTAGATTTGAGGATGTCGACAGTGAGTGAAGATATGAGCGTGCGAGACGGCTGGGGCTGTTGGCGAAGCAGCTATGGCTACAAGAAGCTATGCCGTGGTGAGCACCCGAATGACCAGGACTTCGTGAAAAACCTGGCTCAGCATGCCTGTAAGCACCGCGCGCGGCACGCAGCATTCTGGACCGTGATGAGCCTCACTCCCGTGATGGTTCACTGCTACTTCTCTGTGACTACTGTGAGGATCGATGGCGATGCAAAGTGAAGAGATAGAGGTAGAGGTAGAGGCAGAGGTAGAGTTGAGACGCTTCTCAGCATTGGAAACCCTCTTCAGGTCACTCACAGATTTTTTGcacagttgtgagtcgcCTCTCAGTCTGGGACTGCAAGGAAAAAAATTGCGAATTGGCTGAGTAAAAAGTGGAGCATGGTCGGATCTCGGCAGTGGCATCGGTACCCGATCGTGCCGCTCACATCGGTTCAGTGGCTGCCAAGCTAGATAGACTTGGAGACCTCCACCTGACAGCGCTCAACTGTACAAACACACACATACATACACCATTCGAGGGACAAGAAGACAGAATGCCAATATGCGATGATATGAGGTGGTGTACTAAGCTACATGCTGACCCGGGCACCACTTTGGTATCCAAGGGTGCTCAAAGATCCATTCGGTCTGCTTCTTGAATCTGGAACCTGCCGAGGACGTAGCAAAAGCTGTGATTGCCATCCGTGAAGGCGAGTTGGCAGAGGCCTCCAAAATTTCGAGGTTGTGACGTGCTGTTGTCAAGAGTGAAGCGACTGTATCGCTGAAGCCCGCTGCCCCAAGTTCTTGGTTCTGGTCGCCAGCCAGCGAAGCTGTAAGCTGCTGAAGGTGCTGAATTGCTTCGTGCATTCTTTCGCGCGCATTCATGGTAAGGGTCGAGTCATCGGTGGCTTTAAGCTCACCCTGGAAAGCTCGATATTCTTGCCAGAGTGTCTCGCCTGGATCATCCCTATTTGTTCCTCCGCTTAGCCTATTGCCGGCTCGGACGTCTGTGCGCATCCATTTGATCCTGCTTGCAAAAACGGCACCTGCAAGTTCGGCATAACTCGCATCGTCACCTCGGCTTAGAGGCCAAGAACATCGCTGGACTGATGACTGAGGATTCTCCCGTTGTCCGTATCGATCGGACAGGTGTGCGAGCAAAATCGTACTGATGGCTAGCTGTTCCAGTGCATGTGCGAGTAGAGCCTGGCGTGACAGATAAAGTATAGTAAGAGAATGTCTGCGGGGTCTCTGTTCTCGCGGAATCTGTTCGAGCCACTTGGAGAGCTCATCTCGGAGATCGGTGGAGACAATTTTTTGCTCCACTTGGATGCGACTTGCGAGCCACCACATACTTTCGCGATCGGTGCCTTCGCTGTACAGGTCGAGTTCGAAACCAGCAAGCGTGATCTGGGTCATCACTTCGAGCGCGAGGTGCTGTGTGGCTGCAAACAGCGAGTCGGGGAGATATCGTTCGCCTGGTTCAAGGCATGTCTCGAGTTGACGTCCAAtgtctgctgcttcttctgAGGTACGTATCCAATCGCAATAAAGCCTAGATCCGAGAGTACGtttgcatcgagctcggttTTGCGAGAGCGTGGTCAGATACTGCACGAGCTGACCTGCCACTCTCTGTGTAAAGTAGTACACACGCTGCCCGAGAGGTGGCTGTGCGTCCCACCGGACGCGCGAGCCACCTTCAATATCGTTGCGACCGATTCTTGATGCACGGCGAAGAAGGAGCGGGTTGATGAGTGCCACCTCCTGAAAGAACGTTTCGGCGATCCATTCTAGGGGCAGACGACCAGCAATCATGTTGCAGTCGCACACGGCAGTCTGCAGTAATGATCGAGTGTAGGGAGTCGCCAAGAGCGGTTGCATTCTCTGGTAGTAGATGGTGCGATGCGTGAAGTAAGCCTTCCAGTTCAGAAAGGCTGGAAGCTGCAGTACACGTACGACGTCCTGAAGCTCTTCCAGGATACCATCCAGAATGCGCCAGGTCTCGGTAGCGTTGGGAAGCGAGATTGGCCTCAGCGCCTGGCACCAAGCTAAACGACGGCTGTAAGCTGGATCGAAGGCGGCAGCAGACGCAAGCGAGGGCGCTGCGTTGCGATCTggcggctgcagcggcaTGAGGTTTGGATCGCCAGCGAGCTCTCCGCTGATGGTTGCTCCGCCGTGAGACACCGTGGTTCTGCTAGGCTCTTCTGCGTCCGATGCCGACGCCGGATGCAATAGCGCCCAGTTGCGCCGAGCAAATTTGGTATGCATCACAACGTCCAGGGGCGGTGCCTCTGCTGGACTTTGCAGCAGTCGCACCACGTATAGCATTTGCTTGCGAAAGCTGAGCCTCACTTTGAGTGACTCAATTTGACCAGGGAGCAAGATAGCCTGCTGCGACTGTACCCACTGTAGCGCGTCGTCAAGTTCGTCGATGATGTAGCCGGTATCAGTGGTCTCGAGGAGGCTCAAGCCATTCTTGTTCGAGGAGAAATCTTCACCGTCCTGGAGATGCTGCTTAGAAGTGAGCTCAGACCAAGCCACGTCGATCGTCTTCACCGTCGCGAGGATGAAGGCTTTCAGCACTTTGTAGACGAGCTGCAGGGGCTTCGCCTGTGCATACCTCATGGGCGAAGCTGATATGCTGGCTTGGGGTGGCATACCAGACGAAGCGACCGGAGACGCGTTTGGTTCCTGGAAGCGCGGATGCTTGGGGGAAAGGCTCTGGATGGCGTGAAAATAGAGACAGGTGTACAGCGTCTGTGACAGCGCCGAACCCTGGTGCCACGCCGCCTCGCACGCCAAGAGACGGTCAATAATCCAAAGCACATCGGGCACATCGAGTGGCTTGAACGGGTCAAAGACGTGCGTGTCGGACAGCTGGAAAGTTGCATTCAATCGATCCGATTCTGGCAGTTCCGATGCCGGTAGTTCCATTCCCGAATCCATTCTGGCGTCCATGATTTTGACGGCGGCCATCGAATCCATCAGCGAAAACTTTGGTACTGCAACCATCTGGCCCTCCCGCAGATCGGCGCACACGGAGGACAGCAGTGCAGTACTATCTTGAAAGCCGGGCCGTGCAGGCACTGCAGGCGTGGCATGAAGGTATGCCGGGCTGTCCATTGCACCGTGCGCCGCTCGATGAGTTTGTAgggcttgctgctcagatGCCGATGTAGCCGCGGAACACTTGGTCTCGTCCGATGTCGTCGGCAAAGGTGATGTCGATGTCATGTTGACAGCATGGCgggtgcagctgcaacgaTTCACTGTGCTGGCCGTGTGACACAGCGGATTTGAAAGATTGATGCTTTGATAGTCCAACAGATACAATGAAAGCTCTTCAGGGTTGAATCTGGAAGATttgcttcgtgctttgaTTGGCAgctaatcgtgaatcacgaatcggcaATCATCAGGATTCGTTATGTTGGCAGTCGCTCAAGAgtgagcagcaaagcacgAAACAGGTCGTCTCAGAGACACGAGTGGAGGCGCGTTTGTTTTGGCTGGGCGTGGGGGCGGAGCACAGGCACGTGCACGGTTGCAGTGTTACATCGACGGGGATGATATCGTGATTCTTCTTtccacactcacgactccacATCCATCGTAGAAAGTCGAATTCTGACTAACTATCTGAACTAAGTTATGTGAAGCAGGAGTAAAACAGAACTCCTGCCTTAAAAGATGGACCAGGGTTAAGCCAGTTAGTGGTTGATTTCGGGTTGGCTAACACAGACTGGCTGGTTGTTTTCTGGTTAAATTTATAATATCAGACGGCCTGTGTGAGCCAACCCGAAATACAGTTGTGAGTAAATCAGCGGTTCTGCATCAATTAGGCCAGGCTCGAACAGATCGTCTGCTTCATCCAGGCAGGTTCAGACAGTCAATCGAATCGGGTATGAAAAGCTTTTGTATTGTAATCGGCGACCTCGACTTAGGCGCTCGACTGGCACACCCCATCCCACAGCCTCTTTTGCTTCGTCTTGTACTGCTGTGCTGACGGGTATCAGAGGCTACGCTGCTCAAACGTACGCTAATTACGAGTAAGTTATACTAACTTAGATCAGAATTCGACTTTTTACgatgtgattcacgattcgtgtttcacAGTTTTCGGGttcgtgatccgtgattcgtgattacacGTTGCGGCGCGTTACAgacagaatcgtgaatataaGTCTATTAATAATTATATTCTATTCAAATACTAGTTTTGGAGAAATGTGAAACACGGACAGATTTTACAACCTTCGACTCTATCGACTCAGGACTCGTACCAGGCAAAGTACCATCGGGCGCGTACCAAGATGGccgaattcacgattagttACCGTATTTCcccgactcacgacttggctATTATTCTCCATGTCATCAAAGCATGGATCCTCTGTggtcggtgctgctgttctcCTGTGAGGAGCCCCACACAAGAAACTCACAAAGACGAATCTCGCGAGTGCGTAGCTACAGTACAAGGGCTCTGTATCTCTCCAAGCAGACGCTTCGATCTCATTATAGTCAGCTTGCATCATCGTTGTAGCCTTGAGAAAGGCTTCAGACTTCAGACATCTCGTCTGATCccttcgtgattgacattcatgattgagGCGACGCTACTTTCAATGCAGATAAATCACCAAAACAAAGAGCGGGCATTGTCTTCACGATCAAACACGAGACCGGCGGGCCGATCCAAGCCTCAGGTTTATAATCATGGCATGCTTCGTGCTCCGCAATACActcgagcaaagcaaacCTGCGAGCTTGATCCGACAAGGTTCCTGCCATCTTCTCTCTGTGGAAAATGCGCATGCCCGAGAGGGTTGAAGCAACGCCCTTCTTTCTGTGCTTTCTCGCTATGGCAATGGACGTCCGCGACGCGGCTAACCCCACATCGAGCCAACTCGGTTAAAAAGGAGCACTGTCGTCCGCTTCGCGAACCTCTGACCTTCGTCTCTTTAACTGCATCGGCTTTCTTCCTTCTACCATAGTTCGCCGGTCACCTGTCTGCCTCGTCATTGCCTGTGTACCTCGTGCCTGCTTGTGTCGACTCCGGGATTTGCGATGATAGAGATCCCCGAGCAGCCTTGCTTGCACACCCTTTGTTGTTACTACTTGCCGATATCCAGAGCCTCGCTGATCTCTTGTGTCGCATCAAATGCACCGTCATTCTTGTTATTCTTCCGCCACCAtcttgcagctgcacgaCTCACATCGCTTTAGCCAAAGGCAGCCTCTGTCGTATACAATCACGAGCAGCGTACCAGCACCCCACAACCAAAATGCCGCCGTGCGGCAGGCACCCTCTCACTCCGTTGATTCGCCGCCTACCTCACGCTTCGTTCCGTTAGAAGGATTTCGGAAATCCCATTCCTC of the Mycosarcoma maydis chromosome 2, whole genome shotgun sequence genome contains:
- a CDS encoding uncharacterized protein (related to RRP3 - protein involved in rRNA processing), with product MLRAARGAYRHAEPGFSRSPGHSGAHHGIASCSHSCFANSPSRLARSYLHSLSTSSNLASKSRCDPIAKSHRSDALRFTFCRTHYSTTSGPTTTINNDARMRFDRSETYTKAENASSEAVQEKFRRLGLNANISRQIALTHPHIRQPTQAQTALIPAILSPTDVILRAHTGTGKSFGILLALLSKPRIVFSEPTSQDTQSSLPSARSKRNKPQTGIASLILVPSNELALQYMRWARSLFPRSVLPSLEPVIQCLVRGALPGTEAPTIQEGVERLKASPPHILIGTPGRIKDILDSPAGSSLLGLDTLRTLVLDEADAVLQLPGRFPSQKQRWKHEVHKAPGLLVLNEIMKRRPTFSGGEKHLSAGLENRPGKKRDERRPPEHIRRNLYKAAERSAANSTDTKTGLALAKPRCAGAQPLQLVATSATANSVMRHFFAARTGWLRTGAKESGMAFSPQVGRWIDLTGLSGKSMVEQGIRGLFGAKKLSQADSLIQSSIEQTPSTMPASIEHTCVVVDEAPLSRQLSAIPLRNFEPRLARKKDSSTITASSDATFSPETAAGGTLGDDFFVIKPEDEPQEHEMDQTLIEALAFCFASEGVDRGLALIPARWSLLRMRAALEALGVTVRLASDVGAWPDATPAAAQVGNNAPTSAAAVNPELFLLQATSSRGLDIPSLSHVFLVGYASVIDAVQYVHSAGRVARVGGDPDKPATGKVVTLLRGLPHHSPMPTDVQGQSRFSQAKLAISTSEAKMANVYRRLGVVPKRFDLGLLSSGVAATSENQTTLKQSESIAEDSQVKSADTEEANNDEQILQSS